The Hevea brasiliensis isolate MT/VB/25A 57/8 chromosome 1, ASM3005281v1, whole genome shotgun sequence DNA segment GCCCTAAAGTGCACAAGCTTCCAAGCAAAAAGATAGGATAACCCATTTGAtggttaattttcatttaatttagacTTCAAACTTTGGGACAAAATATAATGATTGTACAATTCAGCCAATAGTGCTCTATTCATATAgatatatattttgaatttttgagTTAATATTTTCTGAGGTACGTCTGCAAATACTAATCAACAGGATAAAAACAAACTAAATATGATCAATAGGATGCtttcttgtaaaaaaaaaaaaaaaaaaattaaagatttgaTTTTTGGATCATTTTGATTTGTTGTTTTATAGAATGAAGTAATTCTTGAAGAGTCCATAGCTACACAGTTAATAAGGTGAAAGATAAAATATCTAACAGTGAAAATCATTAGATATTTGACGATATCCTTTGACTGATATATAATGCATCCAACGTTTAGTAGGCCCACAAATTGAATGAAAATGATTGTTTTGTGGAATCCCAACATGAAGATATATGCAAAAAATATATGTACAACATTAGCTCTGCTAATTACAAGGGTACATCATCTGCCATCCTCTGAGATCTATGCTGTTTATTGGGATGTGAAGACATCCCTCTGAGGCAGAATGTCGAGACCAAACTTCCATGTTAAATCAGTTGATATTAGGGAAGCTTCAAGTATTCCTTGAATATctataaaaaaaatctaatataaTGATATTTGTTTTGATTAATTAGCATGAATCTTATGATATCACCTAATTTCAGAAACCAACAAAAAGAACAAAAATTAGAATAttgtatttataatataaaatatagttaatgattagtttaaatatatgatttgaTTGCTAATATAGCTCGAATGAAGTCTCTATTTTAAAAGGGTATTAATATAAAAAGGAGAGAGTGGAATGAAAAGATTTTGTCATTAAGCTAAATTTCTATTAGTTTAGTGCTGAACCCTTTTTTAAATCATCTACCAAACATTCAAGAAAAATCCAGAGATGATTTTAGGTCTGTTCTAGTAACGGTTAACTATTTTAGTTACTGTTAATTGTTAAttaattatagatattaattattaataattaattaattaattatatgctaatttaaagtaaaaatatttaataaaaatagcggttaaatataaaaataatgatattatCTTTATGATTCTAATCAAAATACCAAACATTACCTTAAAGAAATAATATTTCATGATCTACTCTTTTAATTTCTAAAtactattataaatatttatacctCCAAATAAGAGTTAATATTTTAATTAGGATCAAAACATTAAACACTTTAAAAATTGTTGCCAAACAAGACCTTTGTCATATAGTTCATCAATTAATTACTCCCTAAAGTTTGAAAAATTACATCCCTCTCAACAATGTTAATGGTTTTCAAGAGTATGCTACAAGAGCTCCATCCACCCCAGCCTCCTACCTGCTTAACCACCTGAACCAGACAGATATAACAGACTAACAGAGAGCAGCTAGAAAATAATCATGACTCTGGGAAAGCTACCTCTTGCCGTTCATGGCGGATGCAATGATCTGAGGAAAGGTTCCCTAGAGCATGATGAAATTACAAAACCATCCTGCcaatgaggaagaagaaaaggCAAAGAACAAAGAAATGCACCAAAGTTACCTATTTCAGGCCAAGGCATCAACGTTTTCTCATCTTGTTTTCAATCTGGTGTTTGGGCATAAATTATATCGTGTACACGCTTCCACTCAAAAAGTGAGGCTTGGAGACGTGAAATATATGCATTTCTTACAAAAGCATTCACACGAACACCCACCAGTTGCTATCACTTCATAGCGATTGCAGCCACTGCTATGGGCTTTAATTATTCTTACATGCACCAGTACATTACAGAAACCAAAGGAAAGGACCTTAGAGAACTCAATAATGGGTCAACTCAACTCCAATTATTGAACAAGGTGTCAAACTGTTGCATAATGGAGCTGTAAATCAAGAAGAAAACAACTGTGCAGAGGAATTTATGAATTGAGAGAAGAATTTCTTAATTTAGAATTATGACAAAGAATGATTCCCGGCTCAATTGGGGAACAATTGcttctaaaaataaaaaaaaactttatccCGTGATTAAATTATATGCCTAATTCTGGCactacttttcttttcttttttttttctcttacagTACTTTATATTGATCTTATCAGTTCTTAACTAGGATTTGTATCACTGGCTGAAAAACCATGCCGCTGCATAGCTACCACTGGTTCACTGCAACTAGGACACCGAAATGATGAAGATGCAGCACATCGTGTTCTAAGGCAGTAGTAGCAGTACCTGCCAATAGGAAAAAGTCAAGACTTGAAGCAAAACATTATGCCTGAAGCCAGATTTGAAAAGTATTTAAAGAATGGAAAGATTGCCGTAGGGTGTGTTAGGAAATGTTGCTTTAGGAAGTGTTACAGACCATGAAATAACTTAAAAGCCAAACAGAAGAGCAAATGAGCACTAATTGGGGCTTAGGATTTTGCCACTGCTATTTACAACCCAGTAAGccacataaaaaataaaactggaaaaagaaaaataaggcaATATGCTACAAGGATTAAGAATGTGTAGTTAGGCCTTATCACCATAGAAAAAGGAACCGATAATGCAGTATGCAGTCTAGAATCTAAGCTGGATGTAGCTTCCAAAAAGCTGAAATAATTGAGGACAGGgggaaaataattaatttacctGTGTTGACAGGGCAGGGCGAGGaatggaatggttggaattgccTGGCAAACAGGACAAGTACCATCATCTCCTGCAGAACTAGAGGATTTGTCCTTCGAAAATGGACTAAGTAAGTTTTTTATGGATGATGAGTTAAGAAGAGGAAGAAGCAACAACAGCATCTCCTGCAAATCACCAAATGAATGCAAGTTCAAGAACAAATTTGCCAAGACAGATTTCATCGTGGCTGATACTTAGGTATTTCAAGCAGTAGCCAAAGGACATGAAACTCTAAAAGAGGCAAACAAAATCAAGTGACTAGTATAAATCCTCCAAAGCTAGTAATATAATAAATGGTGGAGGCACACAACCATGTAGTCAATGAGCtctgtaataagatttacctggACAGGTTTCAGCAGCAGGCCATCTAAAAGAAGAATTACTCTAGTCAATTTCAAGTCAACCCAAGgagttttaataataatatcCAGCTTAATAGCAATTTGCTCGAATCTACTTCAAAACATTAAGTTAAAGAATAATTAGAAACTTAATCTCATTAGTTGTATACACAATTTTGAGGCCTTCAATTTCCTCTAATACATTGTTCTTAACTTTGTAGCCAAGGTCTAGAACAGTTCGCACAAGGTGTTTATCAAAAGGAAGCCCAGGAAAGAGAACAAAATAACTGAACAGGCATCATATCACGACATAAGCCTCCTGCAAGGAGGTATTAAAGATGCATTTTAGTTTCAGGTAATGCTTGAGCATGCCGACAAGGCATCCAAAATGTTTTACTTTGCAGGGTTTTTATGGTATAGAACTTACAAATTGTTAAAATTGAAGGCAACAATAAATGATTAGATGAAATGAAATACTGAATACAGCCATGAGTATAAATAGTAGGTAATTTGTCTCATgtaagagggaaaaaaaaaaaaaaagtgacccCATATCTGATTTGCAATTCCATTTTTCCTCTCTATCAACCTATGAGTTGGTCCTTTTTTTGTTTATGTTGTTgtcttttttaaaagaaaaaaattctggGCTTTGTCTAAGCACAGTACGCAGTCTCACTCCAGCTTATCCATCACTAATgtcaattgattaattaaaagcAATCATTTTGCCAATTCTGAATAATGAAGAGCATTATTAAATACCAAAAGGACATTAGATGATTCAGGAGCCAAAAGAACAAGTTGATAAGAACAGAAAGAGACCTTTCAGAGCAGCACAAAGATACAGATATAACAAAACAAGTTATTAAAGGCATTTGCCTTGTATATGAAATTTCGAGCCAACATAGACTAGATAGCATGTAAATCTTATTAAAGAACAAATGCTCATAGATActgggaatttagaatcaattaccGAAAATTCATTCCACACTAATTGGCGATTCATGTACTCAAAGCTAACAGCTCGGTTCATGTTAGGGTGTCCGTAGACAAGCCTTGCTCTTAAGACTCTTTCAACAAGGTTCCTAAACCTGCATCAAAACAAGACAAGAAATGAAGATTCATCAACTACAAAGAGGTCATCAACTAAACACTCTtttcaagttatgaatttttcaaACAATAAAACTATATAATACAATTATGATATTTGTCACAAAAATAgaagatatttaatttaaataagtaAACAACAAAAGAATTGATTTTCCCAAAATAAGTAAATATATGGAGTCATCCATGCAAATGCATCAGCAAATGATATGTAGTAAACTTTTGCTAGAACAATTCTTAAATCCTGTCAGAAATCACTACTACCATAACAAAGGCATAAGTTACATTTCCAAAGATCAATAATATTCCACATTAATCCATAGAGAAGAGTGATATATGACAAATTAATTTAGCCTAAATATACGGTTATTACTTGGTCATCTTAAAATTTTATTACAGATCATCTGTTTCGCTGTAAATCAAACAAGTAAGGTCAATATAATCTTTCTTTTTATATCGAGAATGACATGCAATTGATCAATTCAAATGCTTACCCATTTATTTGTCATTTTTTTGTCAAATTGAAACAATAGATACATTAATATTTTTCTTTGCACAGATtcagttataaataatttttcaaaaacagAGTCACCAATAACAATCAAGAATGTTTATCTAACAATAACATCTTATAAAAACCAAAGTTAACTAAATTTCATGGCTTAATTTTGTACTAGTTGTTCTTCTAGAAAATTAGAAAAACCATGCTCAAAATCGTACCTTCCTGTGAAAAGAAATATGAGTAGGTTGCCAAATGAAGCAGCCTTATAAAGTCCCTCAATACGTTGTATCAAAATCCATGCTCGCCGTGCTAATGGCCTCTGAAGAATACAAAAAGCAAATTACTACCCCGTTCAATCCTCCACCAATTTTTCCAGGGtgaaaagaaaatatttaaaacaaaTAAACAAAAAAGTACCTGTTCAGAATCACCCCATCTACGAAAAGCAGAGAATGTCTGCAAGCGAGCCCAGATATACTGACCACCAACAGTGGCAATGCAATACCAAAGTTTCTGAGCCATAGTAAGTCCaggtccttccaaacctgttctGACTGTAGGAAACACAGTGTGCCAGGCAAAAGTTAGATGACAACTAGTTCAAGCTGGTAACAGATAAAAAGTGCCAAGTATCATTGTAATGGTGAATTATCAAAGAACTTGTACATGAACTTACTCAGCTCAACTAGAGTTTCAAACCAGTCCGATACAATCCTTAAGCCTTTTTAACCTTTTGAATGTTAGAATGACATGAATCTTCGATTTAAATATATTGAAAACACAAGTTCCATTGATGAAATCACAGAAATTAAGTCATATCAAAGCATAAAGAACGTGAATTTAAAAGGCCCATAAGATTCCCAAAAAGGGTGATCATAGCTTAGATGAAGAACATATTCACAAGCACATAAAAAGCCTATTTAAACAGGTCCATGAGAGCAATGAAAGTCATCTACAACCACTGAATTTGCTAGAGGAGCACCTATCAAGTGCAAAGGCATTCAATGTAAACATAATAATCTAAGATTAACACATAAAACTAGAGCCAGCCTCATAAAATAACAGCATATGCAGCAAAAGAGCAGACCTGCTTACCTTTTTCTCGTGGTACCACTGCACGATCATCTCTATACCTCAGATTCATCAGAGCATTTCCTGGAGTAGGCTTATCTACCCAAATAGAGAACCTCCAAATAAGAAACTCAAGGAAAGCATCAAGTTCTGGCTCATATTGAAATAACATTCCTGGCTAATCCCAATAAATGGaagaaacaaattaaacattgcctCATGCAGCATATGATCAATATACATGACcaaataatttaaaatgaataaaccAGAAGAGCCAAACAAATACCTTCATTAGAGAGAAGACCTTGACCAATTGCTCTTTTAGCATTGCTGACATTTCAATGTCTAATCTTGCAGCATCAAATTGATTAACTCTAGATATTGAAATTGGTATTCTTGACTGCCACAGAAATGAAACATTAAAACACGGTTAAGATTGCAGTTTAATTGCACATAGGCCCAGCTCAAAAATCTTCTTCCAACACATGACCAGATAGAAAATTACAAATTTTGCTCTACAAATTGAAGTAGAAACTAGACATGTCCAGAACTACAGAAAATTGGAAACTTGCCTTGCATGTCGTCTattaagtgtgtgtgtgtgtgtgtgtgctaaCCCTACACTACCTCCATAACCATAAACATTTGGTGGTGAAAATAGGGAAAATTTCAGTCATTTATCGTAATTCAGCAATAGGAAAATTAATTCTGACCGCCTGAAGTTCTTAACTTTTTACCAGGGATTGATTTATTTCCCAAAAAATTTGTAAAagaaaacaacaacaacaacaacaacaaaaatatgcgccagaagatgaagaaaagtgtgtgtgtgtgtgtgtgtatatatatatatatattcttttcttttctttttaaccCTGCAATACCTCCATAACCATAAACATTTGATGGTGAAAATAGGGAAAATTTCAGTCATTTATCGTAATTCAGCAATAGGTAAATTAACTCTGACCGCCTGAAGTTCTTAACTTTTTATCAGGGATTGATTTATTTCCCCAAAAATTTCTAAAagaaaacaacaacaacaacaaaatataaaaaatatacgccagaagatgaagaaaagtgtatatatatattcttttctttttaacCCTGCAATACCTCCATAACCATAAACATTTGATGGTGAAAATAGGGGAAATTTCAGTCATTTATCGTAATTCAGCAATAGGAAAATTAATTCTTACCGTCTGAAGTTCTTAACTTTTTATAAGGGATTGATTTATTTACCAAAAAATTTGTAAAAGAAAACAAcaagaaagaacaaaaaaaaaaaatgcgccAGAAGATGAAGAAAAGCCCAAATTCATAGTTGGAAGGGGAAATTAAAAGGAAGTAACAGAAACAAAGAACAAAAAAAACCTGGTGAGATGAGAGGGTGACCGATCGCCATTGAGGAAGCAATTTTTGGTAAGCAAGAACCCATGCATCTTCTGGTGGAGGCGAAGTATTGGTAGTACTCATTTTAAAAAAGCTGCAACCGACCGATAATGATGTGATTCTGGGATTTCTAGGGCTTGAAGCAGAGTAAGAGAGATAGAGGGAGATGCTGCGCTAAGCACTATTCACATATGCAGCTACTGACTGTGGTCCAATTGCAAGGTAAGTTGGGTTGAGGTTCTGAAATTAAAAAGTtacatgtattttttttttaataaaccatgaaaattaattttattagcttatattatttgtgtatattttaatttagattaattaaaattatgatgtaactttataatataatttatagtaatataatttatactgtatctctttaaatatatatatatatacagacaCACATACATCCAGGTGAGATAAAATGGATGGTTGCCATTTCATTATATGAATATGAGAATATCTTTAGCTCCCATAACCTTTACTGGGCTGTATTCATCTATTCCAAATCAATGGGAATTTAGAACTACCTTTGAAAGTTACACTTGGCTTTTAAACATAAAATTTTCATATGAGACCACATTTTCACTTTATCACTTCAATTCATTATGCTATTTAGTGTGCTAAAAAGTAATGCATagaattttcatttaaaaataaatatattttaaaattaaaaaaatatataaatgatatatttaaaattttaaaatgatttcaaataattatataagcttttaaaatattttaaattttaattaagctCTTTTAACTATTTAAAACGAGATATTCAAGTTCAAAATTAACAGAAATAAATCCGTTTAGAAAGCTACAATTAAGTGCCCTTCAGCCATCATCAAACCACCGCCACCTTCACCTTTCCCTTctctttcaaaaattttcattgtTTCTTCACTTTCTCAATAAAAAGGCTAAAAGCTCAGTGAGCATCGAATGGCAAATGGAAGGTGCAAGGTTATCCTTTTAACAGAACCATTTAATGTAGTTAGCCAACTCAAGTAATAGCTCAATCTAGTCCCAAATAATCGAACTAAAATTAACACCATTATCTCCCAAATTCTAACAAATCTTATTGTCACATAGAAAAATAACAAAACTCTGACCTCCTGGCAATTGAGGCATCATTGCTGTACACAATAGAAATCATATATAAACTGATGATAGGATAATACATGTAAGACAAATTTGCAACCAAAAATCTAAGCAAGTGGAGAAGTGAAAGCACAACCATTATAATCAAAATAATACAAATGAGTAAACTTGCACTAAGCTTCTCAGGAAAGATATGTTGAACCCAAGCTCTCACCAATCATGGTGAATCGAGGACAACTACCATTTTTCACTCATTTCCTTTTATGCAAATGCACCACCTAAAGCAAGCAAGCAAGCATTCACACAGAATCAAAAAATGAAAACCCCCCAAAAAATATATCAATTAAAATTCCCAAATATTTATTCCTTCGATCAAATAAAGTAAAACTCATTCAGTGCAAGTGGTAGCATTGGTGGACATGCGAGTGACAAGAGAGATGACGGTAACAATGGAAATAAATGGCAAACTTGAGTCATGTGATCGTGCAAGTCAATATTGATTCAATGTTagctaatttctattaatttgagACTTAAATGTATTGCATAAATAATAGAAGAGTTTAATTAaatcttaaaatattttaaaaatttataaaattttttgacataattttaaaagtcaaaataaattttttatcaaaataaaattaattactttataAATACACGTATACTAGATGCACTTAATCTTTATTATcccttattatcatttcatttacaCTGCTCATGccatgaattaaaattacaattaaattagaataaattattaaaattaacattaattaatatttattaattttaaattaaatcaaaatttgaatCATTAAAGCAATTGCCAACTTTCTTTTTAATTCAAAACCTAATCATATttataattgaaaataaaataaaatcgttCTCAACAAAgtcaaaattaaattagaataatttaatattaaatttatacaaattcaCCCCTCAATCGAATTTAATATCCTCCTGTCATTGGCCACAAACGGAAAGCAAAACGGCTAATTTCAACTTAAAATTAGCTTGTGTCCATTATCACGGCaatttcataaatattatttatattatttccttgattttcattaaaaatttaactttacatataaataattttactttaataatataaaattactatataccctttttttaatttaaaaagcaAATGTAAATAAAAATAGCCAAAATTTACACCAACACTAATAAAACGTTTTATTTTACACTCTCAAATTCTCCAACTTGCCCCTAAAAATCCCACCAAATTTCTCGTCAACCTCACTCGCCAACTCCGTCTCCCCCATCCTCCTTAGCCCTTTACTCAAAACACCAACCACATACTCATCCGCCGGCCACGTTTCCCCACACCCACTCCTCCTCAAAATCTCACAAATCTTCACCGCCGATTCCCTTCTTCCCGCATCCACCACGCCTCTTATCACCCTCAACAATCCCTTATCTGTCTCCCACTGAATCCCACCCTCATCTTTCTCCAAATACTCAATTAACTTGTCAATGTGCTCGCACAATTTGTTCCTAGAGAGACCAGAGATTACGTCTGCGTAGAGGCCCAAATCAATCTGGCCAGAGTATTCAGATCGGAGCGTTGAGAGCACGTGGATGGCGAGGGGACAGAGGTCTTGCCGGAGGAGCTCGCGGAGTATAGAGAGGAGGTCTGATTTAATGAGGCGGGAGAGATCAGGGAGATCTGTGAGGTTTGATGATGATTTTTTATAGGCTCGTTTGAGAGATTGGACAGCAAGGATTGCTTCGGTACTTAAGATACGGCCTCTGACGAGAGGACCGCGGTTGGATCGAGGACCGCCGCAGCGTATGGTTGTAGCTATAGTGGTGTTCGGAGGTttggttagggttttgagattggGTTTTGGATAGAGGAAAGTGGAAAAGGTGAGATTTGAGTGAAGAGCTGAGGCCATGGAGGACAGGGAGATGGAGGGAGCGACTGATGCGGCATGCGGTGATATGTGATGAAGACGATGGTTGAACTGAGTAAAAAGACGTGTTTGCCCTTGGAAAAGTATACGAATTTCGACCTAACCCaagcaaaattaaaaaaaatgaataaatgaaaacgTCGACAGCAGGATTCGAACCTGCGCAGGCAAAGCCCAACAGATTTCGAGTCTGTCTCCTTAACCACTCGGACATATCGACTAATGATAGAATACTCAgttgaattataattaaaaacaattaagatAAGTAGAATAATTACAATCTCACTGATAaagtttcattttcatttttttttatatatataattaaataataaaatattaaaaatgcaCAAAAATAGCTTGGAATCTTTGATAGAGATAGTAACCAGGCCCATCATATTTAGAAACCATTCCTCAACTTTATGGACAGCATATGAGGCCCAGTTTTACACTGTTTGTGTTGGGCAAAAACAGCCCCAATCATTGTTTAAATAATGTTTTCCATTTCCACCATCAAGATCAGATCAGATCAAACCCACATCTTGAATCTCATCATTACAGGAATTTATTTGCACTTCAACTTGAAATCTTGGCAATCTTTTAATCTGCAATATAAAGTACAGCCAATAGTTTACATAATACATGCCATGCCATGAATAATTTAACCAAGGGGTAGCTGTCTCAAAGATATGAAAGCCAGAATGTGTGAAATGACTGGTTAATAAATATCCATTCTGATGTGTGAATTGtgattgatttttgattgataatCCTATGAAACTTTGTATTAGTGAAAACTTAGTCATTAGGTACAAGACTAAAAAACCATAATATTTGGATTTTCTTAGTAAAATAATATTATTCTATCCATGTTTTTACAACATCTATTACTATGGAGACCTATGGCCACTCTAAAAAGCTGAAGATAGAATtggttaaattaaaataattagggAAAATTAATCATTTATAAAAGTGttgtgggtttttttttttctcctaaaTAAGAGCAGTGGAAACATAAATTCATCCCTAAAATGattgattattttaataattgtGGGGGAGCCTTGAAAATGCTTGTCCAATGCCTGGTTGCCTTTCATGATTTTTTCTACCACTACATTAATATATTCAATCAGAGATGGATTTTATTGGTTGTGATTCAGAATTATTTATCTTAAATGGATTAAAAATCTGCTCAGAAATTAGAAGTGTGTCTGCAATTTATTAGATGCCCACAGGTTGGTGGATTTGGACCATTTCAATAAACACATACAGATGATGAATTCAACTATACAGAATGATATATGACTCTTTTCCTTGTAATATATTAAGGGATCATTAACATGCTAAACACTATTTGGACATAGAGATGTATAGAATGATTTGACAGTGTAATCAGGATTTTTGTGGCTTGGTTTTCCCAGTACATACATGCCGTAACTTCCATTCTTAATCTGCTATGATTAggtttatgtcattttcagtaaaAGCTTTAAGGAATAAACATAAACTtctcattaaaattttgaactaCTTCACATATTAATATTCTTGGGTGGTGAGCCTTTCGGATCATGATTGATTTGACCTGTGCTCAAAACTTCAAAGCAGCAGGATCTTGAATTCCCAGTACTACTTCTTTGCTCTTCCATTCTCAAAATCTGCTGAAATTGCACACAAGATTTTGCAGTTCTTGAATAATATAGTTTCTAGGGTCATCTCTGCATTTGGCAATAGTTGCTCTACCCAGGTTATAGCTTGACTGCTAATTATATTGCTTATGTTTTGCACACAAGTAGTCAATTCCCACTATGTTGTTCTCCATTATAGCAATAGCACTTAAAATTAATCAACGTTGGAAAACCAACAACTTCAAAGTGATCTTCAGCTCAATTCCCAACACTGCTGATTCACTTTCACTCAATAATAGTATGACAAATTTGATCATCTTCAACATGTAGGCTTCTGATATCATTTCACCATTTGAACTTTTTTGCCGCTTAAAAGATTTCAGGAATAACGATGTCCCACTATCAGAATTCTCAAATTTTCTAGataaaactgatttttttttttcctttaatggTGAATAACTCAGGCTAGTTCTTCTGAGTAAAAGTAATTAATATGGATACGTTGCAGGCTAGCAGCATATCCAGTGACTTCTGATATGTGTGATTCAATGGGCAATATATTGATGAGTGGAGAGAATTAAATCAAGCGCCTAGATTCCTCAATCAATTTGTTTACAGAAGGCCTGGATTATTCCCACCAAGAACAAAAGGAAAAAGACCATGAACCCACACATGGAATCACAATCGGAGGCCAAAATTGCTTCTGGGTCATAAGTAGATGCCTAGATGGTGAATAATCCAAAACTTGCAAGAACTTGCTTTCGATCCGCTACAATGTTATCAGAATACACATTAATGATTCAAAAATATGCTAAAAGAAGTAAGATAAATTAGTACAGAATACTAGCCTTCTATATGTTGCATCACTGTTAAAAAATAACTCTTGTGGTATAATCAATATCTGGGGCTATATCAGTTTTAATGCAGCATCTAACTCTTGGCATTG contains these protein-coding regions:
- the LOC110639947 gene encoding peroxisome biogenesis protein 2, whose protein sequence is MSTTNTSPPPEDAWVLAYQKLLPQWRSVTLSSHQSRIPISISRVNQFDAARLDIEMSAMLKEQLVKVFSLMKPGMLFQYEPELDAFLEFLIWRFSIWVDKPTPGNALMNLRYRDDRAVVPREKVRTGLEGPGLTMAQKLWYCIATVGGQYIWARLQTFSAFRRWGDSEQRPLARRAWILIQRIEGLYKAASFGNLLIFLFTGRFRNLVERVLRARLVYGHPNMNRAVSFEYMNRQLVWNEFSEMLLLLLPLLNSSSIKNLLSPFSKDKSSSSAGDDGTCPVCQAIPTIPFLALPCQHRYCYYCLRTRCAASSSFRCPSCSEPVVAMQRHGFSASDTNPS
- the LOC110639921 gene encoding protein THYLAKOID ASSEMBLY 8, chloroplastic, with the protein product MASALHSNLTFSTFLYPKPNLKTLTKPPNTTIATTIRCGGPRSNRGPLVRGRILSTEAILAVQSLKRAYKKSSSNLTDLPDLSRLIKSDLLSILRELLRQDLCPLAIHVLSTLRSEYSGQIDLGLYADVISGLSRNKLCEHIDKLIEYLEKDEGGIQWETDKGLLRVIRGVVDAGRRESAVKICEILRRSGCGETWPADEYVVGVLSKGLRRMGETELASEVDEKFGGIFRGGAFA